The following coding sequences are from one Achromobacter sp. B7 window:
- a CDS encoding YnfA family protein: MAALQTLALFVLTALAEIIGCYLPYLWLRKGHSIWLLAPAGASLALFAWLLTLHPAASGRVYAAYGGVYIGMALMWLWAVDGVRPSASDWLGVGLCLAGMLVIMFGPRPT, translated from the coding sequence GTGGCGGCCCTGCAAACCCTTGCGCTGTTCGTCCTGACGGCGCTGGCCGAAATCATCGGCTGCTACCTTCCATACCTGTGGTTGCGCAAGGGCCATTCCATCTGGCTACTTGCCCCGGCGGGGGCCAGCCTGGCGCTTTTCGCGTGGCTGCTGACGCTGCACCCCGCCGCCTCCGGCCGCGTCTACGCCGCTTACGGCGGCGTGTACATCGGCATGGCGTTGATGTGGTTGTGGGCGGTTGACGGCGTGCGGCCCAGCGCAAGCGACTGGCTGGGCGTGGGCCTGTGCCTGGCCGGCATGCTTGTGATCATGTTCGGACCCCGCCCGACCTGA
- a CDS encoding MerR family DNA-binding transcriptional regulator has protein sequence MPSSTWTISELAREFDVTPRTIRFYEDQGIVSPAREGRNRIFGPRDRTRLKLALRGKRLGLQLSEILTLIDMYDGPGDTEVQLRQYLSVLEQHRDTLEQQRRDIEDTLQEIAQQERECRALLAQKP, from the coding sequence ATGCCCTCGTCAACCTGGACCATCTCTGAGCTCGCCCGCGAGTTCGACGTTACGCCCCGCACGATCCGCTTCTATGAAGACCAGGGTATCGTCAGCCCGGCGCGCGAGGGCCGCAACCGCATCTTTGGCCCGCGCGACCGCACGCGCCTGAAACTGGCGCTACGCGGCAAACGCCTGGGCTTGCAGCTGTCTGAAATCCTGACGCTGATCGACATGTACGACGGCCCCGGCGATACCGAAGTGCAATTGCGCCAGTACCTCAGCGTGCTGGAGCAGCACCGCGACACGCTGGAACAACAGCGCCGCGACATCGAAGACACCTTGCAGGAAATTGCGCAGCAGGAACGCGAATGCCGCGCGCTGCTGGCGCAAAAACCCTGA
- a CDS encoding MBL fold metallo-hydrolase, with the protein MNPNEQKLQYPWADFQPEAGRAHVVAEGVKWIRMPLPFALDHINLWLLRDRIDGQDGWTIVDCGISRDEVKALWEDVFKNELEGLPVLRVLVTHMHPDHIGLAHWLCERWDARLWMTMTDFMVASLWSSRRNEAGGGPGGQSAVEHFARHGLTDLGAQEQIRQRANYYPNLVPAVPARYTRIMHGDQVRIGDHDWRVIVGYGHAPEHASLYSADLNVLISGDMVLPRISTNISVFDYEPDANPLPLYLRSLDGYAGLPRDALVLPSHGRPFKGLHERIAQQHEHHRDRLAEVLEACAAQPQSTTDILPVLFKRKLDLHQLTFAMGEALAHLHALYFEGKLRRATGDDGIVRFTAA; encoded by the coding sequence ATGAACCCCAACGAACAGAAATTGCAGTACCCCTGGGCGGACTTCCAGCCCGAAGCCGGCCGGGCCCATGTGGTGGCGGAAGGCGTCAAGTGGATCCGGATGCCGCTGCCGTTCGCGCTGGATCATATCAACCTCTGGCTGCTGCGCGACCGCATCGACGGCCAGGACGGCTGGACCATCGTTGACTGTGGCATCTCGCGCGACGAGGTCAAGGCCTTGTGGGAAGACGTCTTCAAGAACGAACTTGAAGGCCTGCCCGTGCTGCGCGTCCTGGTCACGCATATGCACCCCGACCACATCGGCCTGGCGCATTGGCTGTGCGAACGCTGGGACGCGCGGCTGTGGATGACGATGACGGACTTCATGGTGGCCTCGTTGTGGTCGTCGCGCCGTAACGAAGCGGGCGGCGGCCCGGGCGGCCAATCCGCCGTCGAACACTTTGCGCGCCATGGCCTGACGGACCTGGGCGCGCAAGAGCAGATCCGCCAGCGCGCCAACTACTACCCCAACCTGGTGCCGGCGGTGCCCGCCCGCTACACGCGCATCATGCACGGCGATCAGGTGCGCATCGGTGACCACGACTGGCGCGTGATCGTGGGTTACGGCCACGCGCCGGAACACGCCTCGCTATACAGCGCCGACCTGAACGTGCTGATCTCGGGCGACATGGTGCTGCCGCGCATTTCCACCAACATCAGCGTGTTCGATTACGAGCCCGACGCCAACCCCTTGCCGCTGTACCTGCGGTCGCTGGACGGCTACGCCGGCCTGCCCCGCGACGCGCTGGTGCTGCCCTCGCACGGGCGGCCGTTCAAGGGCCTGCACGAGCGCATTGCGCAGCAGCACGAACACCACCGCGATCGTCTGGCCGAAGTGCTTGAGGCATGCGCCGCGCAGCCGCAGTCAACGACGGACATCTTGCCGGTGCTGTTCAAGCGCAAGCTGGACCTGCATCAGCTGACCTTCGCCATGGGTGAAGCGCTGGCGCACCTGCATGCGCTGTATTTCGAGGGCAAGCTGCGTCGTGCCACCGGCGACGACGGCATTGTGCGGTTCACGGCTGCGTGA
- a CDS encoding LysE family translocator, producing MLPFDTLIAFFGIAVLLALTPGPDNVFVLMQSAIWGRKAGMLVVLGLCTGLLGHTAAVALGLAAVFAASPMAFTALKLAGAAYLTYLAWQILRAPVESEDGKRPEPLKPGALYRRGIVMNLTNPKVLLFFFAFLPQFTTPALGPVGLQVMQLGAVFMVSTLLVFGAIAFFSGAFGELLQRSVTAKRWLNRIAALVFVGLAVRLATATR from the coding sequence ATGCTGCCCTTCGACACCCTGATCGCTTTTTTCGGCATTGCCGTGCTGCTGGCGCTGACGCCCGGGCCGGACAATGTGTTCGTGCTGATGCAGTCCGCTATCTGGGGACGCAAGGCGGGCATGCTGGTGGTGCTGGGGCTGTGCACCGGTCTGCTGGGCCACACGGCCGCCGTCGCCCTCGGGCTTGCCGCCGTGTTCGCGGCCTCGCCCATGGCGTTCACGGCGCTTAAGCTGGCGGGTGCGGCGTACCTGACATACCTGGCGTGGCAGATCCTGCGCGCCCCCGTGGAATCGGAAGACGGCAAACGGCCCGAACCGCTCAAGCCCGGCGCGCTGTACCGGCGCGGCATCGTCATGAACCTGACCAACCCCAAGGTGCTGCTGTTCTTCTTCGCCTTCCTGCCGCAATTCACCACGCCCGCGCTGGGCCCGGTCGGCTTGCAGGTCATGCAGCTGGGCGCCGTGTTCATGGTGTCGACGTTGCTGGTGTTCGGCGCCATCGCGTTCTTTTCCGGCGCGTTCGGCGAACTGCTGCAACGCTCGGTCACGGCCAAGCGTTGGCTCAATCGCATCGCCGCCCTGGTGTTCGTGGGCCTTGCCGTCAGGCTGGCCACGGCGACACGCTGA
- a CDS encoding nitroreductase, whose translation MTTNAAQASQASQAPETSQASQASQAAPARHASHAGPGLDTAAGPDAALHALLLARHSCRAFLPAPVPRDVIERILTLAQRTASWCNCQPWRVAVTEGAGTERLRAALLARAQQADAASGFTPDFPFPREYRNEYLARRRESGFQLYGAVGVARGDRDAYRRQELRNFQLFDAPHVAIITTDEALGEYGAMDCGGYVANFLLAAQANGVATVAQASLAMYPEVLRDVLGIDADRRVVCGISFGYADADHPANSYRTRRADLPETVSWVTA comes from the coding sequence ATGACGACAAACGCCGCGCAGGCATCGCAAGCATCGCAAGCGCCAGAAACATCGCAAGCGTCCCAAGCATCGCAAGCCGCCCCGGCCCGACATGCCTCCCACGCTGGCCCCGGCCTCGACACCGCAGCCGGCCCCGACGCCGCGCTGCACGCCCTGCTGCTGGCCCGGCACAGCTGCCGTGCCTTCCTGCCCGCGCCCGTGCCGCGCGACGTCATCGAACGCATCCTGACGCTGGCCCAGCGCACGGCGTCATGGTGCAACTGCCAGCCCTGGCGGGTCGCGGTGACCGAAGGCGCGGGTACCGAGCGCTTGCGCGCCGCGCTGCTGGCGCGCGCGCAACAAGCCGATGCGGCGTCAGGCTTTACCCCCGACTTCCCCTTCCCCCGCGAATACCGCAACGAATACCTGGCGCGCCGCCGCGAATCGGGCTTTCAGCTGTACGGCGCGGTGGGCGTGGCGCGCGGTGATCGCGACGCCTATCGCAGGCAAGAGTTGCGCAACTTCCAGCTGTTTGATGCGCCGCACGTAGCCATCATCACCACCGACGAGGCGCTGGGCGAATACGGCGCGATGGATTGCGGCGGCTACGTCGCCAACTTCCTGCTGGCGGCGCAGGCCAACGGCGTGGCCACGGTGGCCCAGGCGTCGCTGGCGATGTACCCCGAGGTGTTGCGCGACGTGCTGGGCATCGACGCCGACCGGCGCGTGGTCTGCGGCATCTCGTTCGGCTATGCCGACGCCGATCATCCGGCCAACAGCTACCGCACGCGCCGTGCCGACCTGCCCGAAACGGTCAGTTGGGTCACCGCCTAG
- the metC gene encoding cystathionine beta-lyase — MTSKHIDTVLQHAGTAPFDPQTGTAPVPLPPMRASTVRFQNLAALEQAQRSKAEGGRATTYGRMGMDTHAALEQVFTQLEGGTHCYLAPSGLSAMTMVMMALCSAGDHALISDCVYGPMRELDDAVLKRMNIDITYFAADDDLDALVQPNTKLLYVESPGSLLFEMLDMGAMAAFAKRHGLVLATDNTWGSGYIYRPLTLGAQVSIIAGTKYVGGHSDLMLGAVVTNDEGIAKKLNRTQYAMGYSISADDAWLALRGVRTMPIRMAQHARHALQVCEFFKSRPETVRLFHPALPEDPGHALWQRDCSGSNGMLSVELRLSPAAARAFVDALTLFGIGFSWGGYESLVQLVSPKDLSKHRYWGEGENAVVRLHIGLEAPEDIIADLTQALEKAAAVSA; from the coding sequence ATGACCTCCAAACACATCGATACGGTTTTGCAGCACGCGGGCACCGCCCCGTTCGACCCCCAGACCGGTACCGCGCCCGTGCCGCTGCCGCCGATGCGCGCCAGCACCGTGCGGTTCCAGAACCTGGCCGCGCTGGAACAGGCGCAGCGCAGCAAGGCCGAAGGCGGTCGCGCCACCACCTATGGCCGCATGGGCATGGACACCCACGCCGCGCTGGAACAGGTCTTTACGCAGCTGGAAGGCGGCACGCATTGCTACCTGGCGCCCTCGGGCTTGTCCGCGATGACGATGGTGATGATGGCGCTGTGCTCGGCCGGCGACCATGCTCTGATCTCCGATTGCGTCTACGGCCCGATGCGGGAACTGGACGACGCCGTGCTCAAGCGCATGAACATCGACATCACCTACTTCGCGGCCGACGACGACCTGGACGCGCTGGTGCAGCCCAACACGAAACTGCTGTACGTGGAATCGCCCGGCTCGCTGCTGTTTGAAATGCTGGACATGGGCGCCATGGCCGCCTTCGCCAAGCGCCACGGGTTGGTGCTGGCCACCGATAACACCTGGGGCTCGGGCTACATCTACCGTCCGTTGACGCTGGGGGCGCAGGTGTCGATCATTGCCGGCACGAAGTACGTGGGCGGGCACTCGGACCTGATGCTGGGCGCGGTGGTGACCAACGACGAAGGCATTGCCAAAAAGCTGAACCGCACGCAGTACGCGATGGGTTATTCCATCAGCGCCGACGACGCCTGGCTGGCGCTGCGCGGGGTGCGCACGATGCCGATCCGCATGGCGCAGCACGCGCGCCATGCCTTGCAGGTGTGCGAATTCTTCAAGAGTCGCCCCGAAACCGTGCGCCTTTTCCACCCGGCGTTGCCCGAAGATCCCGGCCACGCGTTGTGGCAGCGCGATTGCTCCGGGTCCAACGGCATGCTGTCGGTTGAGTTGCGCTTGTCGCCCGCCGCCGCGCGCGCGTTCGTGGATGCCCTGACGTTGTTCGGCATCGGCTTTTCGTGGGGCGGCTACGAAAGCCTGGTGCAGCTGGTGTCGCCCAAGGATTTGTCCAAGCACCGCTATTGGGGCGAAGGCGAGAACGCGGTGGTGCGCTTGCACATCGGCCTGGAAGCGCCCGAGGACATCATCGCTGACCTGACCCAGGCGCTGGAAAAAGCGGCGGCGGTCAGCGCATAG
- a CDS encoding alpha/beta fold hydrolase: MPAGQAMTRPKPDAGAAPRAQPRGDAVTLADFGSFYAGGRPVRVAGLPQREIAFTKSASLAYDPNGLYHFEQAYVQYFIPARLAHPLPIVLLHGGGMTGAMWEQTPDGRAGWMQHFLRQGHAVYVVDNVERGRAGWAPFEQVWPEAPIMRTAEESWSLFRLGRAEDFGMRRPFAGQRFPVGAFDDFIRHAVPRWLSNNEAALHGFCAALDRIGPCVVVAHSHGGEVAYRALHARPDLVRGVIGIEPSGYSADVTAAAVANKPFLFVYGDYLDATPLWQRLCASGRDYAESLARHGARVDTWRLADMGIAGNSHMPMMDDNSDDIAARIGAWIRGGVT; encoded by the coding sequence ATGCCCGCTGGTCAAGCGATGACGCGGCCCAAGCCTGACGCCGGGGCTGCCCCGCGCGCGCAGCCCCGGGGCGATGCCGTCACGCTGGCCGACTTCGGCAGCTTCTACGCGGGCGGCAGGCCGGTGCGCGTGGCCGGGCTGCCGCAGCGCGAGATTGCTTTCACAAAAAGCGCGTCGCTGGCGTATGACCCGAACGGCCTGTACCACTTCGAGCAGGCGTATGTGCAGTACTTCATCCCGGCGCGCTTGGCGCATCCGCTGCCCATCGTGCTGCTGCACGGCGGCGGCATGACGGGCGCGATGTGGGAACAGACGCCGGACGGTCGCGCGGGCTGGATGCAGCACTTTCTGCGCCAGGGCCACGCGGTGTATGTGGTGGACAACGTCGAACGCGGCCGCGCCGGCTGGGCGCCGTTTGAGCAGGTGTGGCCCGAGGCGCCCATCATGCGTACCGCCGAAGAAAGCTGGTCGTTGTTCCGTCTGGGCCGCGCCGAGGATTTCGGGATGCGCCGCCCCTTCGCGGGGCAGCGCTTTCCGGTGGGTGCGTTCGACGATTTCATCCGGCACGCGGTGCCGCGCTGGCTGAGCAACAACGAGGCGGCGTTGCACGGTTTTTGCGCGGCGCTGGATCGCATCGGACCCTGCGTGGTCGTGGCGCACAGCCATGGCGGCGAGGTCGCTTACCGGGCGCTTCATGCGCGGCCCGATCTGGTGCGTGGTGTGATCGGCATCGAACCGTCGGGCTACTCCGCCGACGTCACGGCCGCCGCCGTGGCGAACAAGCCGTTCCTGTTCGTCTATGGCGACTATCTGGACGCCACGCCGCTATGGCAACGCCTGTGCGCAAGCGGGCGGGACTATGCAGAATCGTTGGCACGCCACGGCGCCCGGGTAGACACGTGGCGGCTGGCCGACATGGGTATCGCCGGCAATTCGCACATGCCGATGATGGACGACAACAGCGACGACATCGCCGCCCGCATCGGCGCGTGGATCCGCGGCGGCGTCACATAA
- a CDS encoding ABC transporter substrate-binding protein, producing MKQQFLRKRAAQALGLCLALTAIATHANTADGVKIGVLTDMAGVTADATGKGSVEAARLAIEEMGGTVLGKPISLVSGDHQHRPDIGSSMVRKWYDTDGVDVVVDVPNSSVALAVQGIAREKKKLVLFSSPGTTALSQAQCSPYGVQWTYTTYALSRGTATAVVNEGNKRWFILASDYAFGKQLAADTETVVKTNGGEVAGTVFHPLNASDFASFLLQAQGSKAQIIAIANAGGDTISAIKQAAEFGIGGAQQLAAMLLLITDVHSLGLQAAQKTYLTVPSYWDMNEGTRAFTKKFEARVGRPPTFLQAGVYGQVRHYLQAVKAAGTADSDAVMAKMKSLPIDDPFSMNARIREDGLVVRDMMLAQVKTPAQSKAPWDYYNIVRSIPGDTLAWPLSDSQCPLVKR from the coding sequence ATGAAGCAGCAATTCCTGCGTAAACGCGCGGCACAAGCGCTTGGCCTGTGCCTGGCATTGACCGCCATCGCCACGCACGCCAACACGGCGGACGGCGTGAAGATCGGCGTACTGACGGACATGGCGGGCGTTACCGCCGACGCCACCGGCAAGGGCTCGGTGGAAGCCGCCCGACTGGCTATCGAAGAAATGGGCGGCACGGTGCTGGGCAAACCCATCTCGCTGGTCTCGGGCGACCACCAACACCGCCCCGACATCGGCAGCAGCATGGTCCGCAAGTGGTACGACACCGACGGCGTGGACGTTGTGGTGGACGTGCCCAATTCCTCGGTCGCGCTGGCGGTGCAGGGCATCGCGCGTGAAAAGAAAAAACTGGTGCTGTTCTCCAGCCCCGGCACCACGGCGCTGTCGCAGGCGCAGTGCTCGCCTTACGGCGTGCAGTGGACGTACACCACCTACGCCTTGTCGCGCGGCACCGCCACCGCCGTGGTGAACGAAGGCAACAAGCGCTGGTTCATCCTGGCGTCGGACTACGCCTTCGGCAAACAGCTGGCGGCGGACACGGAAACCGTCGTGAAAACCAATGGCGGCGAAGTCGCAGGCACCGTGTTCCACCCCCTGAACGCGTCGGACTTTGCGTCGTTCCTGTTGCAGGCGCAGGGGTCAAAGGCGCAGATCATTGCCATTGCGAATGCGGGCGGCGACACGATTTCGGCTATCAAGCAGGCGGCGGAATTCGGCATTGGCGGCGCACAACAGCTGGCGGCGATGCTGCTGCTGATCACGGACGTGCACAGCCTGGGGCTGCAAGCGGCGCAGAAAACCTACCTGACGGTGCCGTCGTACTGGGACATGAACGAGGGCACGCGCGCCTTCACCAAGAAGTTCGAGGCGCGCGTCGGCCGCCCGCCCACCTTCCTGCAAGCCGGTGTGTACGGCCAGGTGCGGCACTACCTGCAAGCGGTGAAGGCGGCCGGCACGGCGGACTCGGACGCAGTGATGGCCAAGATGAAATCGCTGCCTATCGATGACCCGTTCAGCATGAACGCACGCATCCGCGAAGACGGCCTGGTGGTGCGCGACATGATGCTGGCGCAAGTGAAGACCCCCGCGCAGTCCAAGGCCCCGTGGGACTACTACAACATCGTGCGCAGCATTCCCGGCGACACGCTGGCCTGGCCGCTGTCGGACAGCCAATGCCCGCTGGTCAAGCGATGA
- a CDS encoding thiol:disulfide interchange protein DsbA/DsbL, with translation MLSPKIVRIMAAAALTASAFFSPVSHAQGTQAYVAINPPLPSDTPGKVEVLEFFAYTCPHCAAMEPMVEAWAKTAPSDVVLKQVPIAFNAGMKPLQQVYYTFMALERPDLHAKFFTAIHGENKRLFDKKSMGEWAASQGVDRAKFDSVFDSFSVQTQVQRATQLADAYRIDGTPSFAVGGKFMTSPVMAGNSYEGALKEVDKLVPMARNK, from the coding sequence ATGTTGTCCCCCAAGATCGTTCGCATCATGGCCGCGGCCGCGCTGACCGCCTCCGCGTTCTTCAGCCCGGTTAGCCACGCCCAAGGCACCCAAGCCTACGTGGCCATCAACCCGCCGCTGCCCTCCGATACCCCGGGCAAAGTGGAAGTGCTGGAATTCTTCGCCTACACCTGCCCGCACTGCGCCGCCATGGAACCCATGGTTGAAGCCTGGGCCAAGACCGCGCCGTCGGACGTCGTCCTCAAGCAAGTGCCCATCGCCTTCAATGCCGGCATGAAACCGCTGCAACAGGTTTACTACACGTTCATGGCCCTGGAACGCCCCGACCTGCACGCCAAGTTCTTCACCGCCATCCACGGCGAAAACAAGCGCCTGTTCGACAAGAAGTCGATGGGCGAATGGGCCGCCTCGCAAGGCGTGGACCGCGCCAAGTTCGATTCCGTGTTTGACTCGTTCAGCGTGCAAACCCAAGTGCAGCGTGCCACGCAGCTGGCCGACGCCTACCGCATCGACGGCACCCCGTCGTTTGCCGTCGGCGGCAAGTTCATGACCTCGCCGGTCATGGCCGGCAACAGCTATGAAGGCGCCCTGAAGGAAGTCGACAAGCTGGTCCCGATGGCGCGCAACAAGTAA
- a CDS encoding SPOR domain-containing protein: protein MATKRKTTRRSSGESGSTLYGALAGLLIGLIVAAVVAFYVTKAPIPFVDRATRQGDPGKLPDPRQAPDPNAGLYGRDGAAGAPPTGPTATAPAPLPGAGTGSGAASKPDETPSRLDDLGALIATLPSTAKPQAAAPAASTPGTAPTPLSKPAPAPTPAPAAKAAAPAATGTYYLQAGAFRGENDAESLKARIILLGLPVAVQKAEVNGKPLNRVRVGPFARLDDMNRARGRLGENKIETAVVRQ, encoded by the coding sequence ATGGCAACAAAGCGCAAAACCACCCGCCGTTCCTCCGGCGAAAGCGGCAGCACCCTTTACGGGGCGCTCGCCGGCCTGCTCATCGGTCTGATCGTGGCCGCCGTCGTGGCCTTCTACGTCACCAAGGCGCCGATCCCCTTCGTGGACCGGGCCACTCGCCAGGGCGACCCCGGCAAGCTGCCCGATCCGCGTCAGGCACCGGACCCCAACGCGGGCCTGTACGGGCGCGACGGCGCGGCGGGCGCGCCACCCACCGGCCCCACCGCCACCGCTCCGGCGCCGCTACCGGGCGCCGGCACGGGATCGGGCGCCGCGTCCAAGCCTGACGAGACCCCGTCCCGGCTGGACGATCTGGGCGCGCTGATCGCCACGCTACCGTCCACCGCCAAACCGCAAGCCGCCGCGCCTGCGGCCAGCACCCCCGGCACCGCGCCCACGCCTTTGTCCAAGCCCGCGCCAGCGCCCACGCCGGCTCCTGCCGCCAAGGCCGCCGCGCCGGCCGCAACCGGCACGTACTACCTGCAAGCCGGCGCATTCCGAGGCGAAAACGACGCGGAATCGCTCAAGGCCCGCATTATTCTGCTGGGCTTGCCGGTTGCCGTGCAAAAGGCCGAAGTGAACGGCAAGCCGCTGAACCGCGTGCGCGTCGGCCCGTTTGCGCGGCTGGACGACATGAACCGGGCGCGCGGCCGCCTGGGCGAAAACAAGATCGAAACCGCCGTGGTGCGCCAGTAG
- the argS gene encoding arginine--tRNA ligase: MLPEQQKQLISLIQAAVAQSLPDAQANVLLERPKVAAHGDVATNVAMQLAKPARRNPRELAQAIVDALMAAPGARDLVDSAEIAGPGFINLRITAAARQAVIAAVAEQGASFGRAPRSGEKILVEFVSANPTGPLHVGHARQAALGDALCRLYDAIGWDVTREFYYNDAGNQIHNLAISVQARARGLTTESPDWPEDGYKGDYIADIARDFQAGKTIQPSDGEPVTATGNIDNLDDIRVFAVAYLRREQDLDLQAFGLAFDNYYLESSLYTSGRVEATVKALVAGGHTYEEGGALWLRTTELGTGDDKDRVMRKSEGGYTYFVPDVAYHKAKWERGFHRAVNIQGSDHHGTVARVRAGLQALEEGIPKDYPSYVLHKMVKVMRGGEEVKISKRAGSYVTMRDLIDWVGRDAVRYFLIQRRADTEFVFDVDLALSKSDENPVYYIQYAHARICTMINNAGMPAADVAAADTSLLTAPSEFALMQRLAEFPNVVALAAQDLSPHHIAFWLRDCASDFHAWYSAERVLVDDVALKLARLRLAATTRQVLANGLELMGVSAPERM, encoded by the coding sequence ATGCTCCCCGAGCAACAAAAACAGCTTATCTCCCTGATCCAGGCCGCCGTTGCGCAGAGCCTTCCCGACGCCCAGGCCAATGTGCTGCTTGAGCGCCCCAAGGTCGCCGCCCACGGCGACGTCGCCACCAACGTAGCCATGCAGCTGGCCAAGCCGGCCCGCCGCAACCCGCGCGAACTGGCCCAGGCCATCGTGGACGCGCTGATGGCCGCCCCCGGTGCCCGAGATCTGGTCGACAGCGCTGAAATCGCCGGCCCTGGCTTCATCAACCTGCGTATCACCGCCGCCGCGCGCCAGGCCGTCATCGCCGCCGTGGCCGAGCAGGGCGCAAGCTTTGGCCGCGCCCCGCGCAGCGGCGAGAAGATCCTGGTTGAATTCGTGTCGGCCAACCCCACCGGCCCGCTGCACGTGGGCCACGCGCGCCAAGCCGCGCTGGGCGACGCCCTGTGCCGCCTGTACGACGCCATCGGCTGGGACGTCACCCGCGAGTTCTACTACAACGACGCCGGCAACCAGATCCACAACCTGGCCATCAGCGTGCAGGCGCGTGCCCGTGGCCTGACGACGGAATCCCCCGACTGGCCGGAAGACGGCTACAAGGGCGACTACATCGCCGACATCGCGCGCGACTTCCAGGCCGGCAAGACCATCCAGCCGTCCGACGGCGAACCCGTCACCGCCACCGGCAACATCGACAACCTGGACGACATCCGCGTTTTCGCCGTAGCGTACCTGCGCCGCGAACAAGACCTGGACTTGCAGGCGTTCGGCCTGGCGTTCGACAACTACTACCTGGAAAGCTCGCTGTACACGTCGGGCCGCGTCGAAGCCACCGTCAAGGCGCTGGTTGCCGGCGGTCATACCTATGAAGAAGGCGGCGCGCTGTGGCTGCGCACCACCGAACTGGGCACGGGCGACGACAAAGACCGCGTCATGCGCAAAAGCGAAGGCGGCTACACCTACTTCGTGCCGGACGTGGCGTATCACAAGGCCAAATGGGAACGCGGCTTTCACCGCGCCGTGAACATCCAGGGCAGCGACCACCACGGCACCGTGGCCCGCGTGCGCGCCGGCTTGCAGGCGCTGGAAGAGGGCATCCCCAAGGATTACCCGTCGTACGTGCTGCACAAGATGGTCAAGGTGATGCGCGGGGGCGAAGAGGTCAAGATCTCCAAGCGCGCCGGCAGCTACGTCACCATGCGCGACCTGATCGACTGGGTCGGGCGCGACGCCGTGCGCTACTTCCTGATCCAGCGCCGCGCCGACACCGAATTTGTATTTGACGTGGACCTGGCCTTGTCGAAAAGCGACGAGAACCCCGTCTATTACATCCAGTACGCGCACGCTCGCATCTGCACGATGATCAACAACGCCGGCATGCCCGCCGCTGACGTGGCCGCCGCCGATACGTCCTTGCTGACCGCGCCGTCCGAATTCGCGCTGATGCAACGCCTGGCCGAATTCCCCAACGTGGTGGCGTTGGCGGCGCAAGACCTGTCGCCGCACCACATCGCGTTCTGGCTGCGCGACTGCGCCTCGGACTTCCACGCCTGGTACAGCGCCGAACGCGTGCTGGTTGACGACGTGGCCCTGAAGCTGGCCCGCCTGCGCCTGGCCGCCACCACGCGTCAGGTCCTGGCCAACGGCCTGGAACTGATGGGCGTATCCGCGCCCGAGCGGATGTAA
- a CDS encoding DUF1840 domain-containing protein, translating to MLITFHSKVVAEVLMLSDHAGPILQAAGKPIGDKIPERGVFTVEQLGPAIAGIEHAIEVAERPLDDEDDEDKAPRAAMARTVGLKERAFPLLDMLRQSQAAGVEVTWEASRGW from the coding sequence ATGCTGATTACCTTTCACTCCAAGGTCGTGGCCGAGGTCCTGATGCTGTCCGACCACGCCGGCCCCATTCTGCAGGCAGCGGGCAAACCCATCGGCGACAAGATCCCCGAACGCGGCGTTTTCACGGTGGAGCAACTGGGCCCCGCCATCGCCGGCATCGAACACGCCATCGAGGTCGCCGAGCGCCCGCTTGACGACGAAGACGACGAAGACAAGGCGCCCCGTGCGGCCATGGCGCGCACGGTGGGCCTGAAGGAACGCGCGTTTCCGCTGCTGGACATGCTGCGGCAATCGCAGGCAGCGGGCGTCGAAGTCACCTGGGAAGCCTCGCGCGGGTGGTAA